The DNA sequence GTCGTGGACCGACCTGCGGCTCTCGATGACCTCGCGTGTCTCCATACCCCCCGTTGGAACGGGACCGGAATACCACCTCGAGAGCCGGCCGATGCTGCCGGCTCCCCTCAGCGTGTCCAGGCGTCGGGTGCGACGCCGAGCCGGCGTGCGACGAAGGGATAGGCCCCCGCGACCAGGATCGCGATCGCGAACGAGGCCCAGAAACCAATGTCGCCGTACGTCTCCCGGATCGCGAACAGGATCGCGAACATCACCGCGATCATCGTCAGATAGTGGGGCAGCAGTTCCACAATGCGAGTGAAGAACGAAACCATCTGCTCCCGCTAGGCGCTCGACCGGCCTATACGCACGGGTTCGTGACCGATACGTGCCCGGGCTCACTACACGGCAAGCAGGAAACCCACGAGCAACGCGCCCGTCAGTAGCACCTGGATCGCCTCGGAGGCGAGGGTGCCGAGCGCGGTGTAGAGGGCGTTGCGTGCGCTCGCTTCGAGGTCGCCCGAGCGCTCGAACTCCATGACGAACACCACGCCCGCGACGCCGACCAACATCCCGATGGGACCCGTCGTCACGAGCAATACGAGCCCGACGACCGCGGCGAGGGCGGTCGTTCGCCAGCCAGCCCCGCCCGCCCTCGCCGAGATCGCGCTCGCGAGGTAATCCAACCCGAACGCCGCGAGCCCGAGCACCGTCGCCGCAACGAGGAATATCGCGCCGGGTTCGGTGTAGCCCGTGGCCCACCAGTAGCCGTAGATCCCCGCAAGCGAGAGCAACGCACCGGGAACCAGCGGGACGATGCTCCCGATCACCCCACAGACGAGCAACGCGATCGCGAGCGCGAAGG is a window from the Halalkalicoccus subterraneus genome containing:
- a CDS encoding DUF456 domain-containing protein, whose amino-acid sequence is MVEVAFALAIALLVCGVIGSIVPLVPGALLSLAGIYGYWWATGYTEPGAIFLVAATVLGLAAFGLDYLASAISARAGGAGWRTTALAAVVGLVLLVTTGPIGMLVGVAGVVFVMEFERSGDLEASARNALYTALGTLASEAIQVLLTGALLVGFLLAV